A DNA window from Ammospiza nelsoni isolate bAmmNel1 chromosome 31, bAmmNel1.pri, whole genome shotgun sequence contains the following coding sequences:
- the LOC132085613 gene encoding class II histocompatibility antigen, B-L beta chain-like, producing the protein MGRGAAAGALLVAMVVLGAPPGAGAELSVVFLHMGEQECYFINGTQKIRSVETLIYDREQYLVHDSNVGLNVEFNPYGAMNARRLNKDPMWLEYQRTSGEWFCRVWYEGSTPLITERRVERGAELPRSVSISLVPPSSSQPGPGRLLCSVMDFYPAAIQVRWFQGQQELSEHVVATNVVPNGDWTYQLLVLLETPPRRGLSYSCQVEHVSLEQPLRRHWEMPPPPPAARC; encoded by the exons atGGGGCGAGGGGCGGCAGCTGGGGCCCTGCTGGTGGcaatggtggtgctgggagcccCCCCGGGTGCGGGCGCGGAGCTCTCGG TGGTGTTCCTGCATATGGGAGAGCAGGAATGTTACTTCATTAACGGCACGCAGAAGATAAGGTCCGTGGAGACGCTCATCTACGATCGGGAGCAGTACCTGGTGCACGACAGCAACGTGGGGCTGAACGTGGAATTCAACCCGTATGGGGCGATGAATGCCAGGCGTTTAAACAAAGACCCGATGTGGCTGGAGTACCAAAGGACTTCGGGGGAGTGGTTCTGCAGAGTCTGGTACGAGGGGTCTACCCCGTTAATCACTGAGCGCCGAGTTGAGCGCGGGGCCGAGC tGCCCCGCAGCGTGTCCATCTCGCTGGTGCCCCCCTCGagctcccagcccggccccggccgcctgctctgctccgtgatggatttctaccctgctgccatccaggtGAGGTGgttccagggccagcaggagctctcGGAGCACGTGGTGGCCACCAACGTGGTCCCCAACGGGGACTGGACCtaccagctgctggtgctgctggaaacgCCGCCCCGGCGCGGGCTCAGCTACAGCTGCCAGGTGGAGCAcgtcagcctggagcagcccctgaggcGGCACTGGG AgatgccgccgccgccgcccgcagcAAGATGCTGA